The region ATGGAAATGGGGAGGTGAATGTTCGTTCAACCGTATTTCAATACGATTTCCGCGTAGTTTCTCAACTAGAGCACGCTCTACATAAAGAGCTACGGTGTCGTTAGCGAAGTCGATCTTACATTCAATAAGGACGCTCATTAATGACCCTGAAAGATGAGTCAAACTAGAGCACCGATCAATTTCTTCAATGAAAAACTCCTTCATCTTCATTGCTGCATATTTTCAAAATTAGGATCGCATCGCTGCAGCTACTTCTTTTTTTGCGGAAGTTATTTCATTCTTGATTCTTGCTGCCGCCAACTCAAGTTCCCGTAATTTGAGCAAAGCCTTTTCGACATCTGTTCCTGGTAACCATGATTGGGCTATTTTTGCTTCGCCGCTGTTCGGACTTATAATTCCGGACGCATCTCCGCCAAGTATCGCTAGTCGGTGCTTGCAGTATTGACCGTTTGCCCCTGCTGCACATGTGCAATAAGCAGATAGATTGTCTTGCGATCGGCGAGTAAAAGTTACTTTGTAAGGTTCAGGGGCAGAACCCTGTACTTCAAAGGCTAGTTCTTCCATATTATTTCCTCGAATGTGTAGGCAAATGTAGCATTAACCGTTTGGCTTGGCAAGCGGTTAATATTTCCGGTTCTGGTCGCGGTCGTGTTGTTCGAGTGTGTATTGGATATCTTCTCTTTCCTTGTCGGTGAGGTCGCAGAATTTGAGAAGAAAGCTGCCAAGCTGTTGAACGGTGCGGCCAAGAGCGACGTAATGATTTTCGCCCTGAGCATCCGCAAACTCCCGCGTCTTCGCCAAAAACTGCCGCCTCTCTTTGCCGCTCAATTCAAATTTCATCATCATTCAGGGAATCGTTTCATAACTATTTTCTATTCGGGAAACCCGACTTTCTTGACCAATTCCTTAAATCGCGGGTCGTCTCGCACGAAGTCCCAAATTTTATTGGCCTTTATTTCGACCAACCCCCTTTCACGCTCGTCATATGCTTTGTTCAGATATTCGATCGTCTTATCTTTGTCTTTACCCCAAGCATATGCGTTGGCAAAACCCATTGGATTAACGTATCCGTCTGGGTCTTTTGCCTGTTTGGCACTCAGGTCTTTGAGGCGTATTTCCTGATTCACTCGCCCGTAGCCATCCCAGCCGCCTTTTTCGTAAGCTTCTTTTAATTTCGTAATGTTCTCGGGTTTGAAATCATTATTTGCCTTCAAACTAAGAAGATATTCTTCGACAGCTTCGTCATATTTGCCCTGAGCGGCATAAACTTGACCGTTAACAAAATGAAAACGTGCTTCATCGGGAAATAGCTCATTAAGTTTCTTGTTCTGCAACAAAGCTTCGTCAAATCGATTGGCGGCGAAGAGACCAATAGCCAACTCCCTGTTAATGATCATTGAAAACGGGTCGAGCTCGACGGCTTTTGTAAGTTGCTTGATCGCCTCGTCGCTTCTGCCGATCGCCATTAAAGAGTTCCCATACCATTGATGAGCCGTCGCGTAATTAGGATCGAGTTCGATCGCCCGTTTGAAGGACTTTTCGGCTCCTGCAAAGTCATACTCATAAGTAAGAATGATCGATGCCAGAGACGTATGTGCTTCGGCCAAGTTCGGGTCAAGCTCGAGAGCCTTGAGAGCCGCCTGCTTAGCTTGCGGCAAATAGTCCTTTGGCCTGACTTCGCCCCAACGAGGAAACAAGCTATAAGTATCGGCTAAGCCGGTGTAAGCCAGCGCATAGTTCGGGTCTTTTTCGATGGCCTGTTTGAAAAACTCGACCGCCTTTTCAAATTCTTTCGCATCTCGTTTGTTCCAATGGTAACGACCCTGCAGATATAGCTGATAAGCTTCCGAGTTGTCGGTGTATTTCTTCGCAAGCTTTTGCTCACTTTCGCCCGACAGTTTTAATTGCAGTTTGCCCACGATCTCGGCGACTATCTCGCGTTGGGTGGTCAGCAATTCCGACAGTTTCCGTTCATACTGCTCGCCCCACAGCGACTTGTTGGTGCGGGCATCCACCAGCTCGACCGTGATGTTCAGATTGTCGCCCCGCTTGGTAAGGCGTCCGGTCATCACCGCATCTACGCCAAGTTCGTTGGCGATCTTGGCAACATCGGTCTCCTTCCCCTTGTAACGCATCACCGAACTCGTCGGGCTGACCCGCAGATCAGGAATCTGCGTCAGGCGAAAGATCAGCGATTCCGCCAAACCGTCGGATAAATAATCTGTGTCGGCATCCGAATTCCTATTCTCAAACGGCATCACCGCGATGGAATTGATCTGTTTGGCAGGAGTGACATATCGATACCCAAAAAATCCGCCAAGAATGATAACGACCAGGGCTAACGGAACGAAAAGCAGACGCTTGTCAAAGCTTCTTGCGTTTGGTGCATCTGCAACGTCCGAAGGCAAGACCGCAGTTTCCTCAGCCGTGTGTATCTGCGCGCGTGTTGGAGCCTCACTAGTCGGGAACCCAGTCGCTATCGCTCCCGGTTCTGACATGATCGCCGTCTTCGGTTCGTCCATCGACGCCGGGCCTTCGAGCAAAGCATTTCCGTCGTCAAGACAATACAACAGCGTGTCGTCGTAATAATCGCGTCTGCATTCTGGGCATCGTTTCATAAATACGTATCTCTATCTAAAACCCGTGATCAAAACAGCGTTTGACGTTGCCTCGCCGCGGACGATCGCGATCTGTTTGCCGTCGCGTGAGTATTCACGGCGAACGATCGTGGGCGGGTCAAAGTTTGTGAGTTGCTTCGGTTTACCGCCGTCGATCGGCTGGACCCACATATCAGTCTTCTCTCCGCGGGATGCAAGGTAGGCGATACCTTTTCCATCAGGTGTCCATCTGGGGCCGCTGCTGACGTTGAGAGATGGCGGAGCTTCAAGGATTTTGATCGCCTCGCCTCCGTCCGCAGGCACGATCGCGATCCGGTTCCAGCGCTGGGTCTTTTCATCCATAACGAAACACGCAAGATATTTCCCGTCGTGAGAATAGCTTGGCTCTGTCGCCAGGCCGTCGAATAGCCTTTGAGGTTCACCACCATCGATCGGCATTCTGACGATCACGGGTTTGCCGTCAATAAAGGCCGAATAAAGCACCCATTTGCTG is a window of Chloracidobacterium sp. DNA encoding:
- a CDS encoding SWIM zinc finger family protein, yielding MEELAFEVQGSAPEPYKVTFTRRSQDNLSAYCTCAAGANGQYCKHRLAILGGDASGIISPNSGEAKIAQSWLPGTDVEKALLKLRELELAAARIKNEITSAKKEVAAAMRS
- a CDS encoding tetratricopeptide repeat protein codes for the protein MKRCPECRRDYYDDTLLYCLDDGNALLEGPASMDEPKTAIMSEPGAIATGFPTSEAPTRAQIHTAEETAVLPSDVADAPNARSFDKRLLFVPLALVVIILGGFFGYRYVTPAKQINSIAVMPFENRNSDADTDYLSDGLAESLIFRLTQIPDLRVSPTSSVMRYKGKETDVAKIANELGVDAVMTGRLTKRGDNLNITVELVDARTNKSLWGEQYERKLSELLTTQREIVAEIVGKLQLKLSGESEQKLAKKYTDNSEAYQLYLQGRYHWNKRDAKEFEKAVEFFKQAIEKDPNYALAYTGLADTYSLFPRWGEVRPKDYLPQAKQAALKALELDPNLAEAHTSLASIILTYEYDFAGAEKSFKRAIELDPNYATAHQWYGNSLMAIGRSDEAIKQLTKAVELDPFSMIINRELAIGLFAANRFDEALLQNKKLNELFPDEARFHFVNGQVYAAQGKYDEAVEEYLLSLKANNDFKPENITKLKEAYEKGGWDGYGRVNQEIRLKDLSAKQAKDPDGYVNPMGFANAYAWGKDKDKTIEYLNKAYDERERGLVEIKANKIWDFVRDDPRFKELVKKVGFPE